The region ATGAGCCACCCCCACTCGATTGACGCTGGCATGAGGCCGGACGTCGAGAAGAAGACGTTGACGCAGGCGCAGGCCCTTGACCAGGCCCCTGAAGTTGATGAAGAGCGCTTCGTAGTTCCACAGATCCTTGGAGAAAGTGAGTAGGCATGACTGAGTACACGCTTCCATCTGAAGGCATTGTGTCGCTTCCAGCTCACGTGCTTGCACAGAAAATCCAATCCGGCGAGCTGACGTCGCGCGAGGTTACCCAGGCATTCCTGGACCGCATTGCGGAGACTGATAACGAGCTCGGGGCATTCCTACATGTCGGCGCCGAGGAGGCTCTCGCTGCGGCAGACGAGGTGGATGCCCAGGTCGCTGCTGGTAAGCCACCGGCTTCAAAGCTGGCTGGTGTACCTCTGGCACTGAAGGATTTGCTGGTGACGACGGATGCTCCGACCACCGCTGCATCGAAGATGCTTGAGGGATACCGCAGCCCGTACGACGCTACGGTAGTCCGCAAGTTGCGCGAGGCCGGTATCCCAATTCTGGGCAAGACGAACCTCGACGAGTTTGCGATGGGTTCCTCCACTGAGAACTCCGCCTATCAGGTCACCCGTAACCCGCATGACCTCGAGCGTGTTCCGGGTGGATCTGGCGGTGGTACCGCTGCTGCACTTGCCTCTGGCCAGGCACCAATTGGTATTGGCACTGATACCGGTGGCTCTATTCGTCAGCCGGCATCGCTGACAGGCACCGTCGGTGTGAAGCCGACGTACGGCGGTGTTTCCCGCTACGGTGTGATCGCTTGTGCGTCGTCGCTGGATCAGGTTGGACCGTGTGCGAACAACGTCCTCGACACGGCGTTGCTGCACGAGATTATTGGCGGCCACGACGAGTTCGACGCCACAAGCGTTGACACTCCGGTACAGGAGCTCGCAGCTGCCGCTGAACAGGGCGCTTCGGGCGATCTGTCTGGCGTGAAGATCGGACGCGTGAAGCAGTTCTCGCGCCCAGGTACCCAGCCAGGCGTCACTGAGCGTATCGACGCCGCCTTTGCACAGTTCGAACGTCAGGGCGCAGAGATCGTCGAAGTGGACTGCCCGAGCTTCGACGACGTCATGGGCGCGTACTACATCATCCAGATGTCCGAGGTTTCGTCGAACCTCGCGCGCTTTGACGGTATGCGCTATGGCCTGCGCACGGGTGACGACGGCAAGCACTCTGCGGAAGATGTGATGGCGTCGTCCCGTGGTGACGGCTTCGGCCCGGAGGTGAAGCGTCGCATCATCCTCGGCACGTATGCGTTGTCTGTTGGTTATTACGACGCCTACTACCTGCAGGCGCAGCGTGTGCGTACCCTCATCGCGCAGGATTTCCGTCGGGCGTTTGAGAAGGTGGATGTCATCGCTGGCCCGGCCGTTCCTCAGACTGCGTTCAAGATCGGGGAGAAAGTCGACGATCCGTTGGCAATGTACAACTTTGACCTCTTCACCTTGCCGTTGAACCTGGCAGGCCTCCCGGGCATGAGCGTCCCGGCGGGGACGGCAAGCGATACTGGTCTTCCCGTTGGCTTGCAGATTATTGCTCCTGCTTTTGAAGACGAGCGCCTGTACCGTGTTGGTGCGGCGTTTGAGGCTGGACGCTAGCTTTCTTATCTGGCATATCCACCACGACCCCGCAGGTTACTGCCGCGGGGTCGTTTTCATTTTGATAACACCTTAATCGTCTATGTTGTGGATTTGTGTGTGAATGGGAGCATCAATTTGACGCCTGTGACCAGCGGAAATCAGATTTTTGGGCATGCGGAATAAGCCCTTTTGCCTTGAAAGCGCTAGGGTTGTGTGTATGCGACTTGCCACTCTTACCTCCGGCGGCGACTGCCCAGGGCTGAACGCCGTCATTCGCGGAATCGTCCGAACTGCCAGCGCGGAATATGGCTCGACAGTTGTCGGGTACCTCGATGGCTGGGTCGGGCTGATGGAAGACCGCAGGATTGACCTGTACGACGATGCGTTTATCGATTCGATTTTGCTGCGCGGCGGCACCATCCTGGGGACCGGCCGTTTGCACCCCGACAAGTTCAAAGCCGGTATCGACACTATTAAGGCGAATATGGATGACGCCGGTATCGACGCCCTGATCGCCATTGGCGGCGAAGGTACCCTCAAGGGTGCCAAGTGGTTGTCCGATAATGGCATTCCAGTTGTCGGCGTTCCAAAGACCATTGACAACGACGTCGCCGCGACTGACTACACGTTCGGCTTTGACACCGCAGTATCGGTTGCTACCGACGCGATTGACCGCCTGCATACGACTGCAGAATCACACAACCGCATCCTGATTGTCGAAGTGATGGGCCGCCACGTCGGCTGGATCGCACTCCATGCCGGTATGGCAGGTGGTGCACACTACACGGTCATCCCTGAGGACCCATTCGACATTGCAGATATTTGCAAGGCAATGGAGCGCCGCTTCCAGATGGGAGAGAAGTACGGCATCATCGTTGTCGCCGAAGGCGCTATCCCGAAAGAGGGCACGATGGATGCAGGCCTCGGTGAGGAAGACGAGTTCGGTCACAAGACCTTCAACGGGATGGGGCAGATCATCGCTGACGAGATTAAGCGCCGCCTCGGTTACGATGTCCGAACTACGGTGCTGGGGCACATCCAGCGCGGTGGTACGCCAACGGCGTATGACCGAGTGCTTGCCACTCGTTACGGCGTGCACGCAGCCCGTGCCGCACACGAAGGCAACTTTGATACCTGTGTAGCCCTGCACGGTGAGGATATCGATCTCGTGCCGCTCGAGTCCGCAGTGGCACACCTGAAGACGGTTCCGGAACACCGGTACAAGACTGCACGAAGCATGTTTGGATAAGAAATTTTTGGGTGGAGCGCCCGCGCCAGTGCAAAAGATTTTTGCGGAAACTGGCGCGGGCGCTCCTTTTGTGTGTCTATAGTGTGACCTATGACTGTTTCGGTAGATGAGAAAAGAGAACCATCTAGCGGGAATGCCCAGGACCGCGCTGCATACCTCGCAACGCTGGGCTTCCCAGTGCTAGTACTGATTGGCTTCGCGCTTGGTGCAGCAGCACCTGGCGCGGTCGCCCCAATTTCTGGTTGGACTACGTGGCTCCTGGGCATTGTGATGTTCGGCATGGGGCTTACCTTGCGTCCAGTTGATTTTCGTCTCGTTTTTTCGCGTCCGCTCCCGGTACTCATCGGTGTGGTTGCGCAGTTCGTCATCATGCCTGCTATTGCAGTAGCTATCACTGTGGTGCTCGGTCTGCCGTCTGAAATCGCGGCAGGTGTGATCTTGGTTGGATGCGCACCAGGTGGTACGTCATCCAACGTCGTTAGCTACCTTTCCCGTGGTGACGTAGCTTTGTCGGTCACTATGACGTCGATATCGACGCTGCTTGCACCAATCATGACGCCGCTGTTGACTCTGTGGCTGGCAGGCCAGCACATGCCAGTGAGTGCAGCAGCAATGGCGCTGTCGATCGTCAAGATGGTCATCGTTCCAATCGTGCTCGGTCTCGTCGTGCGCCTCGTGCTGCCTCAGCTTGTTGACGCCATCTTGCCTGCGCTGCCGTGGGTCTCTGTGATTGCGATCTCGATGATCGTGGCGATTGTCGTGCAGGGCTCCCGTGAGAAACTTGCAGAGGCTGGTCTCTTGGTGCTGCTGTGTGTAGCAATCCACAACATCCTGGGGTACCTGCTGGGCTACCTGACTGGAAAGGTCACGCGTCAGCCGGAAACCGCTTCTCGAACAATGGCTGTCGAGGTTGGGATGCAGAACTCCGGCCTAGCCGCCACGCTTGCCGCACAGTACATGAACCCAGTCGCGGCACTTCCAGCGGCAGTGTTTTCTGTGTGGCACAACCTTTCCGGTGCGGTATTTGCGTTCATCTGTCGCTCCGTAGACCAGCGGAAACGTGCTATGGGCGCGCCAAGCGACACGGAGAACTAGGAGAGCACTACACTAGAGCACTATGACTGCGTACGACCTGATGGATTACGACGAAGTACTGGAAAAATTCGACCCGGTTATGGGGTTGGAGGTACACGTTGAGTTAGCAACCGAGACCAAGATGTTCTCGACATCTTCAGCCCACTTCGGTGCGGCGCCAAACACCAACGTCGACCCTGTGTCGCTTGGGTTGCCTGGCGCATTGCCCGTCGTTAATGCAAAGGGCGTTGAGTGGGCAATCAAGATCGGCCTTGCGCTGAACTGCAAGATTGCGGAAAGCTCGCGCTTCGCGCGTAAGAACTACTTTTACCCGGATCAGCCGAAGAACTACCAGATTTCGCAGTACGACGAGCCGATCGCGTACGACGGCTACCTGGACGTCCTGCTCGATGACGGTACTGAGTACCGCGTTGAAATCGAGCGCGCGCATATGGAAGAAGACACCGGTAAGCTGACGCACCTCGGGTCTGCCTCGGGGCGCATCACGGGTGCGACGGCCTCGTTGGTTGACTGTAACCGCGCTGGTGTTCCGCTCATTGAGATCGTGACGAAGCCGATTATCGGTGCAGGGGAGCGTGCTCCCGAGGTCGCTCGTGCGTACGTTGGCGCGCTCCGCGAGCTTGTGAAGGCTCTCGGTGTCTCTGATGCACGCATGGACCAGGGGTCGATGCGCTGTGACGCGAACGTTTCGCTGCGCCCGATCGGTCAGGAGAAGTTCGGTACCCGTACGGAGACGAAGAACATCAACTCCTTGAAGTCGGTTGAGCAGGCCGTCCGCTTCGAGATGATGCGTCAGGCACAGGCGCTCGTCAACGGCGAAGAGATTGTGCAGGAGACCCGCCACTACCAGGAGAAGGATGGCTCGACGTCGAAGGGGCGTCCAAAAGAAGAGGCCTCTGAGTACCGCTACTTCAACGACCCAGACCTGCCCCCAGTAATTGCGAAGCCTGAGTGGGTGGAGGAGATCCGCAAGACGCTTCCGGAGCTTCCGTGGGTGCGCCGGGCTCGAATCCAGGAAGAGTGGCAGTTGCCTGAGAAGGAGTTCCGCGATTTGGTGAACGCTGGCGCGTTGGATCTGGTTGTGGATACAGTCGAGGAAGGTACGACTCCTGACGAGGCGCGTGCTTGGTGGGTGTCGTACATTCAGAGCAAGGCAAACGAGCTCGGCAAGGACCTTGACGCAGTTGGAGTGACGCCAAAGGACGTTGCTCGTGTGGTCGAGTTGGTGAAAGAAGGCAAGCTGACGACCAAGCTGGGTCGCCAGGCTATCGACGGCGTGATTGCTGGCGAGGGCCATGTTGATGAGGTTGTCGCTGCTCGTGGCCTCGAGGTGGTGCGTGATGATGGCGCTATCGAAAAGGCTGTCGACGACGCGTTGGCTGCCAACCCGGACATCGTTGAGAAGTACCGAGCCGGCAACAAGAAGGTAACCGGCGCGATTGTCGGTGCCGTGATGAAGGCAACGCAGGGCAAGGCTGATCCTGGTCAGGTGAACAAGCTGATCGCGAAGAAGCTGTCCTAAGCTACATCGCATAAAGGAGCCCCCGCGCCGATTCGAACCGGTGCGGGGGCTCCTCCATGTACTGCAACGAAACGGATCTATTTGCCCTTCGATGCGTTCTTGACGTCCTCGTCGGTGACGGCTGGGAACGTGCCAGTTTCGTACATCTCTGAGTAGGCCTCCCAGTCGATTGGGTCGTCGTGTGAGTCGGTGTCACCAGGTGCACCGTCGTACTCCTCGGAGTCGGGGTCGAGTGCCGGTGCGTCGTCGAGCGAGAACTCATTCTCTGGATCAGCGTGGAGATCCGCAGCGACTTCCTCCTGGACGGATTGCCACAGGTGTGTGTCACCAACGTGGGACTCGGTGACCAGATCTTCGACCTCTTCGCGCTCCTTCGCGGACAGTTCGCTTTCTGCTGGGTCCAGCGCGGTTTCTGCGAGCTCTGCGAGGCGCTCACGTCGTTTGGTCTCTGCCGCGATACGTCCGCGGTCCTTGAACCAGGAAATAAGCATGACGATCGAGAGCACAAGTCCGAGATAGCCAACGACAGGGTAGACCCAACCAACGAGGGCCGAGAAACCGATGAAAGACAGCGCGAAGCCAATGCCCACCACGATGAAGTAGATGAGTCGAAACTTTTCCTGGCGGCCATGAGCGAGACGCCGCGCCATGGCGTAGAACATGCCTACCGCGGTGTTGTAGATCATCAAGTAGATCAGCAGCGAGACGACGAAGCCGACCGCTGGGTGCATGTTGTCAAACACCATGAGCAGTGGGAAGTCGGCGCCGTAGACGCCTTCCATGTTCATGAAAATGATGAAATTCAGGATGACCAGTAGGGTTGCAAAGATGAACCCGCCAAGCAATCCGCCAATGCCAGCTTCGCGAGGGTTGAGCTGCGAGCCCGCAATGACGAGGATCATCGAAACAGCCATGATGATGCAAAGCGTTGCGTAGTTGACTGCAGAGAGCAACCAGTTGTTGCCCACACCTGTAGCAGGTGCGTTCTGCATGGAGAGCTCGTTGATCTGGCTGATGTTGTCTGGCATGTGCACCAGCGTGATCATCAGCGCCACGATCACCGCGACGATAAGAAATGGCGTGATGATGGAAATGACGTTCGTGAGCTTGTCGACGTCCAGGAACCCCGAAAGGACAAGCAGGACGGTCATGATGGCCGCGCCCACCCAAGTTGGGAGCCCGAACTGTTGGTCAAGGTTCGAGCCTGCACCGGCGACCATGACGAAGCCGATCGCAAAAAGGGTGAACATCGTGGCGACGTCCATAAATTTCGATACAAGTGGCTTTGATACGTTCTTAAAGACGGCGCTGTGGTCGTCAGCGAGGTAGAAAGAACCCAACTGGAAGAGCGTCGAGCCAACGACGACGATAATGATGCCAGCAACAATCGAGCCGACAAGGCCCCAGTAGCCGTACGCGAGGAAGTACTGAATCACTTCCTGGCCGGATGCGAAGCCAGCTCCGACGAGCAACCCTACGAACGCGAGTGCCACACGGATAGATTTACGCATAAAACTTTGTCCCTATTGAATATGTAGAAATCGATATAAAAACTTAGCGGTGGCGTTATTGCAACGTCCACCGAACGGGAGTTGATGGTATCAAAGGCATTTCTCCAGCGCACACCACAAAACGGACGGAACAGTAGTGTTAAAGGCTCTGGGGGTGGCGCTGATAAGCGTTCGGCCTTGGTGGGCGTGGGTTGCGACTATCGAATAAACCGCCTGGTAGTAAGGGAGAAGTTGCCAGGTGATCAGACGGGGGAGGTGCGGGGACGTGTGGAGAGAGAAGCTGGCGTCAAAAAGAATGGGATGCACGCCAAAGCGTTATGGAACTGTTACCTTGGCTAGGCTCGTGCCCTAATGGTCTGGTCCTGCCTTGGCGACGATCTTCTTCATGATTCGGTTGAGTTGGTCGGCCTCTTCCGGCGTAATGGAATCGAATACGAGCTCGCGCAGCTTCTGAAGGTAACCAGGCGTGGACCGCACGATGAACTCGACGCCGTCTTTGGTGAGCGTGGCGATGTTGGTGCGGCGGTCCGTCGAGTCTTGGCTTCGTGCCACGAGCCCACGTCTCTCCAAACGTGCGACGATATGGGACAAGCGTGATGCAGACATCTGTGTTGCCTTCGCGAGTTGGCTCATCGTGATCTTCTGATCGTCAGCTTGTGCGATCTCTACCAGTGCAAGGTAGTCAGACAGATTCATGCTTTCATTGGCCTTGAGTGCTTCGTCAAGGCGGGCAGGGATCCACGAGATCATTGCCCACATAGTGAGCCAAATTTCAGTGTCGTGTTCATCAAGCCAACTGAATCGATGCATGTGATGAGATGTTAGTAACTACAACAGATTTCAACCTAATTTTGTTCAGAGTCCCAGCTTCCGGGGCTACGTTTGAACGAAGGTGGCGTCTTTTATGGCAAGAAGTTTTGTGGCGCGCCGACGTACAGCCTCGTAATCGGGCAGATTTGTTCTAGATTGCTAGGCATGACTGATAAAAACTTGCGCGATGCTACACCCGAGGATGTAAGTGGACTCGAAGGCATTCCTGAGTTTCAGGGATCGGCTCGAGGCGACTCGGCTCAGGGAATCTATTCGATGACGGGGAAGGCTGCTCCCACTGAGGTGTTTCCAAACGCCGACGCTCCGGGCGGCTTCGATGTCACACCGGCGACCGAAACGGTTGTTGCCAACAACACGCTCGATTCGGTGCCGACGACCTATGCGCAACCAGATGTTGCCGCTGACTCTGACCTGGAAGAGGAGAAGGTTGAGCACGCAAAGCGCGGTACGCTCGACTTTGGCTTGCTGATTGCGCGCCTTACCTTCGGGCTCGCGCTCATCCTGCAAGCGATTGCGGTGTTCTTCCGTCTAGGCGATTCGGCTGGTATCGGTGGGCTGGAAGCAGAATTTGCTGCGCAGGGCTACGCATTTACCGACGGCCTGGCTATCATCCTGCCGACGTTGCAGCTCGCCGCAGGTGTCTTCTTGCTGCTAGGGCTGTTGACGCCAGTTGCAGCGATGGTGGGCATCGCAGTTACTGGCTTTGCCGTTTTACACAGCATTGTTGTGAGCGGAGTTGGCCTGAACGTGTTCGAGTGGGAACCAGCAACAGTCTTGGCAGCAGTGCTTTTCGGTGTGGTGCTCGCGCTGCAGTTTGCTGGCCCTGGCCTGTACGGCGTCGACGCGACCCGCTCGTGGGCGCGCCGACCACTGGCAAGCTCCTGGATTTTCGCAGTCCTTGGGTTAGCCGCAGCTGGTGCGCTGTGGTGGTTCGGCGCCGGGGTAAACCCGCTCGCCTAACCACGACTGCCCGCTAGTCGAGCTGGCGGACGGCGCCCTTGTCGGCGGACGTTGCCATCTTTGCGTACACCTTGAGAGCCTTCGACACTTCGCGGACACGATTTGGTGTCCACGGGTGCTCGGAGGCTTCCATTGCTTCACGGCGCTTTTCCAGGACGTCTTCGTCGACATCGAGGGTGAGCTCGCGTCGAGACACTGAGATCGAAACGGTATCGCCGTTTTCGATCAGGCCGATGAGGCCACCGTGGGCAGCCTCGGGTGAGATGTGTCCGATGGAAAGTCCTGACGTGCCGCCGGAGAATCGGCCGTCGGTAATCAGGGCGCACTTCGTGCCCAGTCCGGCACCTTTCAAGAAGGAAGTGGGGTGAAGCATCTCCTGCATGCCTGGCCCACCCGCGGGTCCTTCGTAGCGGATCACGACAACCTCACCCTCAAGTACTTCGTGTGCCAAGATCATCGACACCGCCTGCTCTTGCGAGTCCACAACATGCGCCGGTCCCGAGAACTCCCAGAGACCTTCTTCAACACCTGCAGTTTTGAGGATCGCGCCGTCCGGAGCAAGGTTGCCACGCAGGACGACCAAGCCGCCGTCAGAAGTAAACGGGTGGTCGACATCGTGGATCACGCCACGGATGGCATCGGTATCCAGGCTCGGCCACCGCGCTGACTGCGAGCATGCCTGCGTGGTTCGCTTGCCACCCGGCGCGGCGTGGAAGAGTTCGATGGCTTCTTCACATGCGCCGGTGCCACGGATATCCCAGTCCTTGAGCCACTCGTCGAGGGAGTCGTAGACAATTGAGTGCACGTCCTCGTGTAGCAGTCCGCCGCGGTGGAGCTCGCCGAGGATTGCTGGGATGCCTCCGGCGCGGTGGACATCTTCGACGTGGGCTGTGCCGTTTGGAGCAACCTTTGACAGGCACGGGATGTGGTGGGACAGGTCGTCGATATCCGCGAGTGAGAAGTTCACCTCGCCCTCTTGCGCGGCCGCAAGGATGTGCAGAATCGTGTTCGTCGATCCACCCATGGCCATGTCGAGGGCCATTGCGTTGCGGAACGCGTGCACGGTTGCGATCTCGCGCGGCAATACTGAGGTGTCGCCTTCTCCGTAGTAGCGGTTGCACAGGTCAACGATGGTGGCGCCAGCTTTTTCGAACAGCTCACGGCGCGCTGTGTGCGTGGCCAGGGTGGTGCCGTTGCCAGGGAGTGAAAGGCCGAGCGCTTCGGTAAGGCAGTTCATGGAGTTAGCGGTGAACATGCCGGAGCACGATCCACAGGTAGGGCAGGCGCCTTCGACGATGGCATCGAGTTCGTTATCGGAGACAGCATCGTTTGCGGAAAGCGCGATGGCGTCAACAAGGTCGGAGGCTGGCTTTTCGACGCCACCAACGTTAATTGGCTTGCCTGATTCCATCGGGCCGCCGGAGACGAAAACCGTAGGGATGTTAAGCCGCAGTGAAGCATTCAGCATGCCCGGTGTGATCTTGTCACAGTTGGAGATGCATACCATTGCGTCGACGGTGTGGGCGTTGACCATGTACTCCACCGAATCCGCGATGATCTCGCGGCTGGGCAGGGAGTAGAGCATGCCGGAATGGCCCATGGCGATACCGTCGTCGACGGCGATGGTGTTGAATTCTTTCGGCACACCGCCGGCGGCGCGTACAGCTTCCGCAACAATTTCCCCTACCTCTTTGAGGTGCACGTGGCCAGGAACGAACTGCGTGTATGAGTTGACGATGGCAACAATCGGCTTGCCGAACTCATTTTCTTCTGTACCGGTTGCTCGCCATAGTGCACGTGCGCCTGCAGCTTGGCGGCCAATGGTTGTGACTCGTGAGCGGAGAGGGATCACGGCTTACTCCTTTGTACGTGGCGCGGGCTCGGGCCGTGGCCCGGGCAGATCAGGGTGTGCCTTGACGTATTCGTCGTAGGCTTCTCGCGACATTAATACTTTATTGCCGTCTTTGTTGATGATTTCATATTTTCCGTCGGCGGCTTCCTGCGCCTGCGTGATGACGTCCGTGATTCGGCCCCGGGAAGCTTCTGCAAGTTCCGGTAGCATATTAAAGGTCACACCGGGCATGGTGTGCGATGCTCCGTCAAGAGTTGTGGCCTTCGCCTTCGCACCCTGAAATGCAATTCCCGCCAGGTCAGACCAGGCGATGGTCACGTTTGGCTTCACCATGTACCGCAGAGCAATGCCGCGTTCGCTGATCGTGGTGGAGGCGGTGAAGATCCAGAGCAACCACGCGAGCGGAATGATCAGCAGCCAGCCAAGAAGGAGCGGAGCCCAGGAAATTCCGATCAACGCGATGCCTGTCATGAGGACAACCGCAATGACGTGTTGTTTGCTAGGGCGAAAGGTGGTGGGCGAGTCAGTCATGCAAGTTATGCTAGCCAATCTTGTTACGGCTGCGGGAGTTGCTCCTTATCGACGTCCACTTCGTCCGTCGCCGTCTCTTCCTGAGTAGCTGGCGTGGCCACCGGTTCCGGTCGTTCGTATGTGGATGTTTCGGACATCCAATCAGATGATTCCGACTCGGTCGTTGTGGATGAAGGCGTGGTTGCTTCGGTGGTTGGCGTGGCTGTTGGAATAGTAGTGGTGACGTCGGACGTGGGGATCTCTTCTTGGGTGGCAGGCATGGGGGCGCTCGTGGATGCAACCGGCCGGGCAGGTGGCGCCCAAACACCGGAATTTGCGTTGCTTTCCTCCGCGGGTTGCAACATGAGGCCGCGGACAATGAGCAAAATGGCGAACCCCGCGAGGAGGAACGCTGTGGACATACGCATAATTCCGCGGAATACGCGCTTCGGTGCAGGTGCGTCGTCATCAGTAAGCGTCAAGTCATCAACTGCTGCCGGATCTTGGGCCACTGGGTCTGTCGCCGGCAGCTTTTGCGTCTGAGGAAAGGACTCTGAAATACGCTCTGTGGGCGTTTGCACATCAAAGTGCCTGGTCGGTTGTTCCAAACCTTGCACCAGTGCGCCCTCGAATGTTGTTGCCGCGCCGTACTCGTTCCAAAACTCGTCGAGGATCGCCATGCGGATTGCGCGCTCCACCTTCCACTGCATCAATGGTTGAGTGCGAACCATCACGCGCATATCCACGGTCCATGAGCTTCCGACAGTTGCGGGGGCGTTCACCGCTACTGCGGGTTGTACTTCGACCTCGTCGATGGTGGCGTCGGCAATGTCGGGTTGCGCAATCGCACGCTGCGCCGCGGCGAGGGTCCTCTTCAACGCTTCTTCCGCAGACGTTGAACCGAGCAGTGGGACAGGAATGACGACGACCGCGCTGGACCAGTAGTTGGATTGGTTGATGCATATGCGTGCCGTCGAGTTCGGAATAGAGATGGTCGATTGCTCGATGGTGCGGATTTGAGTTGCGCGCATTGTAATCTGAATGACCTCACCGGAGACGTCAATCCCGTTGCCCTGAAATGCGACGTAGTCGCCCACACCAAACTGCTTTTCGCTGAGGATGAAGAAACCCGCCAGGAAATCCGCGATGATGTTCTGTGCGCCAAAACCGATGGCTGCCGATACAACCGTTGCGGGGATCGCGGCACCGGCGAGTGAAAAGCCGAGTTGTTGCAGTGCAAAGACGAAAATCAAGAAGTAGGCAACCATCTGGGCGATGTATACACCGACGCCCACGATTGCTAGGCGGCCCTTCGATTCGTCCGTCTCACCAGACTCTTTGACCTGCCGCTCAGCGTGACGGTTCAGGAAACGGCCAGCTCGTGGCACTAAAAATGCGAGTGTGAGCAGGAGAGCGAGGTTGATCCCCGTCTCCGCGAACCAGCGCCAAATCTGTTCGGCAATGTATGACATCGGCATAGTTTTTGAATAATAATCCAAATCCCTCACATTCCCCTGTGGAATGTGTATGATTCAACTCATGATCATTTCGCACGTACTAGTCATTCTTATTCCGCACCGGCGCTTGCCGTAGCGGACTGCTTGCCTAGTCAGTCGCGAACTCAAGCGCCCTCGACAGCCACACGGCTTGGTCGGGGGCTTTTGTTTTAGATCTGATTCGATGGTTGTTGTTATTTGAAACACTAAGGAGCTCGACATCGTGGTTGCTTCACACAAGCCCCCGACGAATGCATCGACGCAGCCTGGTGATGAGCGCACCGCGCCGCTGATCACCGGAGCCGACGCTGTCGTTCGCAGTCTTGAGGAGCTAGGTACCGAGATTGTCTTTGGCCTCCCCGGTGGCGCGGTGCTTCCTCTTTACGACGCACTGTTCGCAGCAGAGAAGCTGCGGCATGTGCTGGTTCGCCATGAGCAAGGTGCAGGCCACGCCGCAGAAGGGTACGCGGTTGCTTCTGGAAAGGTTGGCGTGTGCATCGCCACTTCCGGGCCGGGGGCCACAAACCTTGTCACACCGATCGGTGACGCTTATCTGGACTCGGTCCCGATTGTTGCCATCACCGGCCAGGTAGGTTCGTCAATGATCGGAACCGACGCGTTCCAAGAGGCGGATATTCGTGGCATTACGATGCCAATCACTAAGCACAACATCATGGTCACGGACGTCAACGAGATCCCGAGTGTGATTGCAACTGCATTCCACATCGCATCTAGTGGCCGTCCGGGTCCGGTGCTTGTGGACATCCCGAAGGATGTTCAGGCACAGCTCATGGAGTTCTCGTGGCCGCCGAAACTGCTCGAGACTGGGTATGTTCCCGCTGACGAGCCGCTCAGCGAACAGGTAATGAAGGCTGCGGAGCGAATCTCGCAGGCGAAGCGGCCGGTGTTATATATCGGTGGTGGCGTCGTCAAGTCTGCTGCGAACAAGGAGCTGCTTGAGCTTGTCGAGGCCACTGGCATCCCAGTGGTGACTACCTTGATGGCGTTGGGCGCATTCCCGCAGGACCATCCGTGCTACATGGGCATGCCTGGCATGCACGGCACCGTGCCGGCGGTTGGTGCCCTGCAGGAAGCGGATCTCCTGATCGCAATCGGAACCAGGTTTGATGACCGCGTGACCGGCGACGTTGACACTTTCGCGCCTCACGCGGACACGATTCACGCTGACATCGACCCGGCAGAGATCGGGAAGATTCGTCCAGTTGATGTGCCGATCGTCGGTGATGCGAAGAAGGTGCTTGCTCAGCTCACTGCAGCGTTTACAGGCTCGCCGAAT is a window of Corynebacterium pseudogenitalium DNA encoding:
- the ilvD gene encoding dihydroxy-acid dehydratase → MIPLRSRVTTIGRQAAGARALWRATGTEENEFGKPIVAIVNSYTQFVPGHVHLKEVGEIVAEAVRAAGGVPKEFNTIAVDDGIAMGHSGMLYSLPSREIIADSVEYMVNAHTVDAMVCISNCDKITPGMLNASLRLNIPTVFVSGGPMESGKPINVGGVEKPASDLVDAIALSANDAVSDNELDAIVEGACPTCGSCSGMFTANSMNCLTEALGLSLPGNGTTLATHTARRELFEKAGATIVDLCNRYYGEGDTSVLPREIATVHAFRNAMALDMAMGGSTNTILHILAAAQEGEVNFSLADIDDLSHHIPCLSKVAPNGTAHVEDVHRAGGIPAILGELHRGGLLHEDVHSIVYDSLDEWLKDWDIRGTGACEEAIELFHAAPGGKRTTQACSQSARWPSLDTDAIRGVIHDVDHPFTSDGGLVVLRGNLAPDGAILKTAGVEEGLWEFSGPAHVVDSQEQAVSMILAHEVLEGEVVVIRYEGPAGGPGMQEMLHPTSFLKGAGLGTKCALITDGRFSGGTSGLSIGHISPEAAHGGLIGLIENGDTVSISVSRRELTLDVDEDVLEKRREAMEASEHPWTPNRVREVSKALKVYAKMATSADKGAVRQLD
- a CDS encoding PH domain-containing protein — protein: MTDSPTTFRPSKQHVIAVVLMTGIALIGISWAPLLLGWLLIIPLAWLLWIFTASTTISERGIALRYMVKPNVTIAWSDLAGIAFQGAKAKATTLDGASHTMPGVTFNMLPELAEASRGRITDVITQAQEAADGKYEIINKDGNKVLMSREAYDEYVKAHPDLPGPRPEPAPRTKE
- a CDS encoding mechanosensitive ion channel family protein, with the translated sequence MSYIAEQIWRWFAETGINLALLLTLAFLVPRAGRFLNRHAERQVKESGETDESKGRLAIVGVGVYIAQMVAYFLIFVFALQQLGFSLAGAAIPATVVSAAIGFGAQNIIADFLAGFFILSEKQFGVGDYVAFQGNGIDVSGEVIQITMRATQIRTIEQSTISIPNSTARICINQSNYWSSAVVVIPVPLLGSTSAEEALKRTLAAAQRAIAQPDIADATIDEVEVQPAVAVNAPATVGSSWTVDMRVMVRTQPLMQWKVERAIRMAILDEFWNEYGAATTFEGALVQGLEQPTRHFDVQTPTERISESFPQTQKLPATDPVAQDPAAVDDLTLTDDDAPAPKRVFRGIMRMSTAFLLAGFAILLIVRGLMLQPAEESNANSGVWAPPARPVASTSAPMPATQEEIPTSDVTTTIPTATPTTEATTPSSTTTESESSDWMSETSTYERPEPVATPATQEETATDEVDVDKEQLPQP
- a CDS encoding DoxX family protein, whose product is MTDKNLRDATPEDVSGLEGIPEFQGSARGDSAQGIYSMTGKAAPTEVFPNADAPGGFDVTPATETVVANNTLDSVPTTYAQPDVAADSDLEEEKVEHAKRGTLDFGLLIARLTFGLALILQAIAVFFRLGDSAGIGGLEAEFAAQGYAFTDGLAIILPTLQLAAGVFLLLGLLTPVAAMVGIAVTGFAVLHSIVVSGVGLNVFEWEPATVLAAVLFGVVLALQFAGPGLYGVDATRSWARRPLASSWIFAVLGLAAAGALWWFGAGVNPLA